One genomic window of Gracilinema caldarium DSM 7334 includes the following:
- a CDS encoding sugar kinase: protein MAHTIVTFGEIMLRLKTPGHERYFQTPMFEATFGGGEANVAVSLAHLGEQALFVTAVPSNPIGEGAIRELRKYGVNVEHIKKTAGRMGIYFLETGANQRPSNVVYDRDHSCISHVMPQDFPWKDILNKANWFHITGITPALSQSAADTALTAVQEAKAAGATVSLDLNYRKKLWNYGKKASEVMREITSYIDVLIANEEDIQRCLGITMGNIDITNGSLDIEYYKKLGSAVLQDFPQISVIAITLRESHSADYNGWSGLLISKECVAVSRKYEITDIIDRVGGGDSFAAGLIYGMLHFPEDKEHIINFAAAASALKHSIPGDFNLASLSEIEALMKGDGSGRVQR, encoded by the coding sequence ATGGCCCATACCATTGTTACCTTTGGTGAAATAATGCTTCGTTTAAAAACTCCTGGGCATGAACGTTATTTTCAAACACCAATGTTTGAGGCTACTTTTGGTGGTGGTGAAGCTAATGTTGCTGTATCACTTGCGCATCTTGGTGAGCAAGCCCTATTTGTTACTGCAGTTCCTTCAAATCCGATTGGTGAAGGGGCTATTAGAGAGTTGCGAAAATATGGTGTGAATGTTGAGCATATAAAGAAAACTGCTGGCCGAATGGGTATTTACTTTTTAGAAACTGGTGCGAATCAGCGGCCAAGTAATGTGGTATATGATCGAGATCATTCATGTATATCTCATGTTATGCCTCAAGATTTTCCATGGAAAGATATTCTTAACAAGGCAAATTGGTTTCATATTACTGGTATTACTCCTGCCCTTTCGCAATCTGCTGCGGATACAGCCTTAACAGCGGTTCAGGAAGCAAAAGCCGCCGGTGCAACCGTTTCGTTGGATTTAAATTATCGGAAAAAGCTGTGGAACTATGGGAAAAAAGCATCTGAGGTGATGCGTGAAATAACTAGTTATATTGATGTTCTCATTGCAAACGAAGAAGACATACAGCGCTGTCTTGGAATTACTATGGGTAACATTGATATAACGAACGGATCTTTAGACATAGAATATTATAAAAAATTAGGATCGGCTGTTTTACAAGATTTCCCTCAAATATCTGTTATAGCTATAACATTACGAGAAAGCCATTCTGCAGATTATAATGGATGGTCTGGGCTTTTAATTTCAAAAGAGTGTGTAGCGGTTTCTCGGAAATATGAAATAACCGATATAATTGACCGAGTTGGAGGCGGTGATAGTTTTGCTGCAGGTCTTATCTATGGAATGTTACATTTTCCTGAAGATAAAGAACACATTATCAATTTTGCAGCAGCTGCATCAGCTCTTAAACATTCTATACCCGGTGATTTTAACCTTGCGAGTCTTTCAGAAATTGAAGCACTCATGAAAGGAGACGGTTCTGGAAGAGTCCAGAGATAA
- the kduI gene encoding 5-dehydro-4-deoxy-D-glucuronate isomerase yields the protein MQFDIRYANHPEDAKQYDTKAQRKHFLVEQVFTPGELRMTYSHQDRLIFGGAMPIEKPLELEADKELGTTYFLERRELGLINIGGPGRLVIDGAVYDLTKSEGAYVGMGTQYVRFESKDPTNPAKWYMASAPAHQTYPTVTINLHQANPKKLGSSETSNERTIYQYVHPAVCKSCQLVMGMTILSKGSVWNTMPCHTHERRMEAYFYFDMEQDTRVFHFFGRPEETRHLVVANEQAVISPSWSIHSGVGTASYTFIWAMAGENQTFDDMDFVKPEDLK from the coding sequence ATGCAATTTGATATTCGCTATGCAAATCATCCAGAAGATGCAAAACAGTATGATACAAAAGCACAACGAAAACATTTTCTGGTCGAGCAAGTTTTTACCCCAGGAGAGCTACGGATGACCTATAGCCATCAGGATAGGCTTATATTTGGTGGTGCAATGCCAATTGAAAAACCGTTGGAACTTGAAGCGGATAAAGAGTTGGGCACCACCTATTTTCTTGAACGTAGAGAGCTGGGACTCATCAATATAGGTGGCCCTGGGCGACTTGTCATCGATGGAGCAGTCTATGATCTTACAAAAAGCGAAGGCGCTTATGTCGGAATGGGAACCCAGTATGTTCGTTTTGAATCCAAAGATCCTACAAACCCTGCAAAATGGTATATGGCCAGTGCCCCGGCTCATCAAACCTATCCTACGGTTACCATTAACTTACATCAGGCTAATCCCAAAAAATTGGGGAGTTCTGAAACAAGTAATGAACGGACGATTTATCAGTATGTCCATCCTGCGGTCTGTAAAAGCTGTCAGCTTGTTATGGGGATGACTATTCTTTCCAAAGGAAGTGTGTGGAATACGATGCCCTGTCATACCCATGAACGCAGGATGGAAGCTTATTTTTATTTTGATATGGAACAGGATACACGGGTTTTCCATTTCTTTGGTCGTCCTGAGGAAACGAGGCATCTAGTTGTAGCCAATGAACAGGCTGTAATTTCACCAAGCTGGTCCATCCATTCTGGGGTTGGAACTGCCTCGTATACATTCATTTGGGCAATGGCTGGGGAAAATCAGACCTTTGATGATATGGATTTTGTAAAGCCGGAAGATTTGAAATAG
- the kduD gene encoding 2-dehydro-3-deoxy-D-gluconate 5-dehydrogenase KduD yields MVDSIQQFRLDEKVALVTGCNRGLGQAMAIALAQAGADIIGVSASPDARETEGMVTNTGRRFIYISADLRSTQPIPYIMDKAIQGLGKIDILVNNAGIIKRNDALAFLESEWDEVINLNLKTVFFLSQAAARFWVEHKSKGKIINVASMLSFQGGIRVPSYTASKSGIRGLTMALSNEWAKYGINVNAIAPGYMATDNTEALRKDPQRSQEILARIPAGRWGDASDLAGAVVFLASQASDYVHGHTLAVDGGWLGR; encoded by the coding sequence ATGGTTGATAGTATACAACAGTTTCGTCTTGATGAAAAGGTTGCCCTTGTAACGGGTTGTAATCGGGGACTTGGTCAGGCTATGGCAATAGCTCTAGCTCAGGCTGGTGCTGATATTATTGGTGTGAGTGCATCACCTGATGCAAGAGAAACAGAAGGTATGGTGACCAATACGGGTCGCCGTTTTATCTACATTTCTGCAGATTTACGAAGTACACAGCCGATTCCATATATCATGGATAAGGCAATACAAGGATTGGGTAAGATTGATATTCTTGTTAATAATGCAGGTATTATTAAAAGAAATGATGCACTTGCTTTTTTGGAATCTGAGTGGGATGAAGTAATTAATCTGAATCTGAAAACGGTTTTCTTTTTAAGTCAGGCTGCGGCAAGGTTTTGGGTGGAGCATAAGTCTAAAGGAAAAATCATCAATGTTGCCAGTATGCTGAGTTTCCAGGGTGGAATTCGTGTTCCCTCCTATACTGCAAGCAAAAGCGGTATCCGTGGACTAACGATGGCATTATCTAATGAATGGGCTAAATACGGGATTAATGTAAATGCTATTGCTCCGGGGTATATGGCTACAGATAACACGGAAGCGCTCAGAAAAGATCCGCAACGAAGTCAGGAAATTTTAGCTCGTATTCCTGCTGGCCGATGGGGTGATGCATCGGATCTAGCAGGGGCGGTTGTATTCCTTGCTTCCCAAGCCTCGGATTATGTTCATGGTCATACATTAGCGGTTGATGGTGGGTGGTTGGGACGGTAA
- a CDS encoding IclR family transcriptional regulator — MANLKNISAVERTFKILEQLSQVSSTSLENLARTSHIAKPTVYRFLMTLKELGYVKKDEGDRWFLTMKLFSVGSRALDHIQLPIVARPICEKLSERLGETVHMGILDENEALYVVKIESRYTIRMYSRVGKHIPLYCTAIGKVLLAYMEEKKQKQIMQELKLVPFTPHTIKAKKQLLSELVNIRNNGFAQDREEHEEGITCIAAPIFDSSNEIVAAVSVSWPVFRFSTEQLESNIKEIRGAAMELSRILGYLS, encoded by the coding sequence ATGGCAAACTTAAAAAATATAAGTGCGGTCGAACGGACTTTTAAGATTCTGGAACAACTGTCTCAAGTTTCAAGTACAAGTTTAGAGAATCTTGCCCGTACAAGCCATATAGCTAAACCAACGGTGTATCGTTTCCTGATGACATTAAAAGAGCTTGGATATGTCAAAAAGGATGAAGGAGACCGTTGGTTCCTCACAATGAAGTTATTTTCTGTAGGATCCCGTGCACTAGATCATATCCAGTTACCGATTGTTGCCAGACCAATATGTGAAAAATTATCAGAAAGACTGGGTGAAACAGTTCACATGGGTATACTCGATGAGAATGAAGCTCTGTATGTTGTAAAGATTGAATCTCGATACACAATACGTATGTATTCCAGGGTTGGTAAACATATCCCCCTCTATTGCACCGCTATTGGAAAAGTTCTTTTAGCTTATATGGAAGAAAAAAAACAAAAACAAATAATGCAAGAATTAAAATTGGTTCCCTTTACCCCCCATACCATAAAAGCTAAAAAGCAACTTCTTTCAGAGTTAGTGAATATTCGTAATAATGGATTTGCTCAAGATCGGGAAGAACATGAAGAAGGGATAACCTGCATCGCAGCACCGATTTTCGATTCTTCTAACGAAATTGTTGCAGCAGTCAGTGTTTCCTGGCCAGTTTTTCGCTTTTCCACTGAACAACTAGAAAGTAATATTAAAGAAATACGAGGGGCTGCCATGGAACTAAGTCGCATCCTTGGCTACCTCTCGTAA
- the uxaC gene encoding glucuronate isomerase — protein MKHFMNKDFLLQTKTARWLYHEVASQEPIFDYHCHLNPREIAENRRFTNITQIWLGGDHYKWRAMRSNGIDERYITGDTPDYEKFLAWARTIPQTIGNPLYHWTHLELQRYFGITEPLDEATALQIWEKANQALKENSELSVFGIFKKFNVYAVGTTDDPADSLEWHAVLQQEKQTTTKVLPSFRPDKAIHCHQKGFADYIQQLGKAAGISITNLTDLLSALEKRMDHFNKLGCRASDHALEYPPFTLATNGTVGSLWENEVDTIFKKAMTGEKLTIEETDRYRTFILVYLGKAYKKRGWVMQLHLAALRNNNSRRFIQFGPDTGFDAVHDHPVAANLSGLLDLMDQHNNLPKTILYSLNPKDYYTIGTLMGCFQGDEIPGKIQFGSAWWFCDHRDGMEEQMRVLGNLGLLPRFVGMLTDSRSFLSYPRHEYFRRILCNMLGQWVEDGEIPSDRRLLSSIVQNIAFRNAKEYFEGWQT, from the coding sequence ATGAAACATTTTATGAACAAGGATTTTTTATTACAAACTAAAACAGCCCGATGGTTATATCATGAGGTAGCAAGTCAAGAACCTATTTTTGATTATCATTGCCATTTAAATCCACGAGAAATTGCAGAAAATCGAAGGTTTACCAACATTACCCAAATATGGCTTGGTGGTGATCATTATAAGTGGCGGGCAATGCGTTCGAATGGAATTGACGAGCGATATATAACCGGCGATACGCCTGATTACGAAAAATTTCTTGCCTGGGCGAGAACTATTCCACAAACAATCGGGAATCCTCTTTATCATTGGACTCATTTAGAATTACAGCGCTATTTTGGCATCACAGAACCGTTGGATGAAGCAACAGCACTACAAATTTGGGAAAAGGCTAATCAGGCTCTTAAAGAAAATTCTGAACTCTCAGTGTTTGGTATTTTTAAAAAGTTCAATGTATACGCTGTAGGTACTACCGATGATCCTGCGGACAGTTTAGAATGGCACGCGGTCCTTCAACAAGAGAAACAAACAACAACTAAAGTACTTCCTTCTTTTAGACCCGACAAGGCTATACATTGTCATCAGAAAGGATTTGCTGATTATATTCAACAGCTTGGGAAAGCTGCTGGAATTTCGATTACCAATCTTACGGATCTTCTTTCGGCTCTTGAAAAACGGATGGATCATTTTAATAAGCTTGGCTGCAGGGCTTCGGATCATGCACTTGAATACCCGCCCTTTACATTAGCAACTAACGGAACCGTTGGATCACTGTGGGAAAATGAGGTTGATACAATATTTAAGAAAGCTATGACAGGTGAAAAACTCACCATAGAAGAAACTGATCGTTATCGGACATTCATCCTCGTTTATCTTGGGAAAGCATATAAAAAACGAGGTTGGGTTATGCAATTACATCTTGCAGCCCTTCGTAACAACAATAGCAGGCGTTTTATACAGTTTGGACCAGATACAGGTTTTGATGCGGTTCATGATCATCCAGTAGCGGCAAATTTATCTGGCTTGCTCGATTTGATGGATCAACATAATAACTTGCCCAAAACAATACTCTATAGCTTAAATCCAAAGGACTATTATACCATTGGAACCCTTATGGGGTGCTTCCAGGGTGATGAAATTCCTGGTAAAATCCAGTTTGGTTCAGCCTGGTGGTTCTGTGATCACAGGGATGGTATGGAAGAACAGATGCGAGTTCTTGGGAATCTTGGTCTGTTACCGCGTTTTGTTGGCATGCTTACCGATTCACGAAGCTTCCTTTCCTATCCCCGACATGAATACTTTCGCCGTATACTCTGTAACATGTTGGGACAATGGGTAGAGGATGGTGAAATTCCAAGCGACCGAAGATTGTTATCATCGATTGTTCAGAACATAGCTTTTAGAAATGCAAAGGAGTATTTTGAAGGATGGCAAACTTAA
- a CDS encoding bile acid:sodium symporter family protein — MKNIGLHVNQWLETHMPFLTPLGVAIGFLFSSVCGTFRPAIPFLFGIMTISSALNLHFNELLSVFTKPKSLIIFFTNAHIIMPVVSFIFTSLINSNNSSYIAGFVLLFSTPTAVSGFIWNSINKGNNALSLSIILLDTILSPLVVPLTIYLLIGKSISVSLIDMAFSLMLMIVIPTILGIIINESSHGRIPNQINPILKPVSKLCLIMVVAANSAVLSPQVHWSDPNVYWIGFQAVVLGMFGFFLGDVAGKWEKVSQAEKTTFIFSIGLRNISAAATLAIAFFPSAAALPAILGMIFQQSLASFAGEIFIKRKACYHV; from the coding sequence ATGAAAAACATTGGTTTACATGTCAATCAATGGCTTGAAACACACATGCCTTTCTTAACTCCTCTAGGAGTTGCAATAGGTTTCTTATTCTCTTCTGTGTGTGGTACATTTCGTCCAGCAATTCCTTTTCTTTTTGGGATAATGACCATTTCTAGTGCATTAAATTTGCATTTTAATGAATTATTGTCTGTCTTTACAAAACCAAAGTCTCTTATCATCTTTTTTACCAATGCTCATATTATTATGCCTGTGGTAAGTTTTATCTTTACCAGCCTAATTAATTCAAATAACTCTTCATATATTGCTGGATTTGTACTTCTTTTTTCCACTCCTACCGCTGTTTCTGGATTTATTTGGAATAGTATTAATAAAGGCAATAATGCTCTTTCTTTGAGTATTATTCTCCTGGATACGATTCTATCCCCCCTGGTTGTACCACTTACAATCTATCTGCTGATTGGTAAATCCATATCAGTTTCATTAATCGATATGGCTTTTTCCCTAATGTTAATGATTGTTATACCCACAATTCTAGGAATTATAATCAATGAAAGCAGTCATGGACGAATTCCCAACCAAATCAATCCTATACTAAAACCTGTTTCAAAGTTATGTTTAATTATGGTTGTAGCAGCCAATAGTGCGGTTCTGTCTCCTCAGGTACACTGGAGCGATCCAAATGTCTACTGGATAGGCTTTCAAGCAGTAGTATTAGGCATGTTTGGCTTTTTTCTTGGTGATGTCGCTGGTAAATGGGAAAAAGTCTCCCAAGCTGAAAAAACAACTTTTATTTTTTCTATAGGTCTACGAAATATCAGTGCCGCCGCAACCCTTGCGATAGCGTTTTTTCCTTCTGCTGCAGCACTACCAGCAATTCTTGGGATGATTTTTCAACAAAGCCTTGCATCCTTTGCAGGTGAAATTTTCATAAAAAGAAAAGCTTGTTACCATGTATAA
- a CDS encoding helix-turn-helix domain-containing protein — protein MHKDIDKIAFILANIHSGSAISLLPAFVKEAEQIKKSIWLFPGGRIDAPDIDERLQNKIYEKVIKGFDGVVSWASSIGAFVNHEKLTAFHYQFNTMPIVTMSHEIPGIPSVSIDAYQAMFPLLEHFYRSHNIKEFAFIQGPAEHGSAQDRLKMFRDFHVKNNLSLREDLITSPYDWSEGEQAILELIDKRKLIPGKDFKALIASSDLQLYQAIQVLQRRGYVIPKDLLAGGFNNSLESQIAFPPFTTVHSPIKEQALFAIRELIKLEKIKEKSYRKYLHGSLIIRRSCGCIPILDSYKNIIKANYLDSDNIKHLEDFILIESQNCIKILNAEQEEIFAWINPLFESLENSVKNGNTVFIEYFETILERQINNEMDISRWQEVITHLLLASEQKLGTILQNKIKKYLDIARILLAEALVRSHQKYQWKMDKLWIVIRGLERDLINIQNRKDLSSILYVHLRELGITRAYVVEIKTDGKAVCIAGFDNFGPLSLDNALIDQSDQILPNPFFQTDLSGVWIVEPLVASKEFLGWACIKVGEPVASIYEEIRHALSKSIISLRHLDSIQRAQTDALKAEKLKSAFLANVSTELLQPLDVVSEEIVNILKLHDEDKLDSKVKEINEKLKRQKSLLMALIELSRAEVGDFDFQNRYITLLSLFSKNVQNLNYPENLNPLLYGDEEKLLRAFNLLSSFGLKNEIEINYTNNGINITFRNYIEDKEQINKYGFELETTKLLIQKIIAGHAGLVECIHDDTGLFWKMRFPFPCSEGVMQTIKSNTIYILGDSHRFENLKPYLYFNNVEYIWVNPMDLLKNINEQQNPGLLIIFLDYIDKDNMSIIYNILKNQQFRKIPFLLFPRTNEPVYVWDSIVSLLDQHLVDKKVGKKIVLYDLKKDMSDMITSYFANDPVIEIYIVDNSKALHDLYKEKYSFDLFIIPANQDIYDQIFNFIQHTVQNIPTLIICDSLLTSQIIDPILDRERLLLINDGIYTPDEFKSLVYDILLGSHFLSAYTGRMVKKTVLYLNEHLKDVILRWKLADYVHISEDYLSRIFKKEMALTPWDYIIRLRIHTSKILLKETSEQIAEIAENVGFSDQAYFCRVFKKIVGISPLAFRKKKQ, from the coding sequence ATGCATAAGGATATTGATAAGATTGCATTTATTCTTGCTAATATTCATTCTGGATCTGCCATATCACTTTTACCAGCCTTTGTGAAAGAAGCTGAACAAATAAAAAAAAGTATCTGGTTATTTCCCGGTGGTAGAATAGATGCCCCTGATATAGATGAGCGATTACAAAATAAAATATACGAAAAAGTAATTAAAGGTTTTGATGGTGTTGTTTCTTGGGCTTCCAGTATTGGTGCCTTTGTAAATCATGAAAAACTCACTGCGTTTCATTATCAATTTAATACAATGCCAATAGTTACCATGTCTCATGAGATTCCAGGTATCCCATCGGTTTCAATAGATGCTTATCAAGCGATGTTTCCTTTGCTTGAACATTTTTATAGATCACATAACATTAAAGAATTTGCCTTTATTCAAGGACCAGCAGAACATGGTTCCGCTCAAGATCGGCTTAAGATGTTTAGAGATTTTCATGTTAAGAACAATCTATCTCTCAGAGAAGATCTTATAACTTCACCGTATGACTGGTCTGAAGGTGAGCAGGCAATATTAGAATTAATCGATAAAAGAAAATTGATTCCTGGTAAAGATTTTAAAGCGCTTATTGCTTCTAGCGATTTACAGTTATACCAAGCCATACAGGTATTGCAACGAAGAGGATATGTAATACCTAAGGATTTATTGGCTGGAGGTTTTAATAATTCTCTTGAAAGTCAAATAGCTTTTCCTCCGTTTACGACAGTTCATTCACCTATTAAAGAACAAGCTCTTTTTGCAATTAGAGAGCTTATTAAGCTTGAAAAGATAAAAGAAAAATCATACAGAAAATATTTGCATGGTTCTTTAATAATAAGAAGATCTTGTGGTTGTATTCCAATACTGGATTCATATAAGAATATAATTAAAGCCAATTATTTGGATTCAGATAATATTAAACATTTAGAAGATTTTATTTTAATTGAATCTCAAAATTGTATAAAAATTTTAAACGCTGAACAAGAAGAAATATTTGCCTGGATTAATCCTTTATTCGAAAGTTTAGAGAATTCTGTGAAAAATGGAAACACAGTATTCATAGAATATTTTGAAACAATTCTGGAGCGGCAAATTAATAACGAAATGGATATTTCCAGATGGCAGGAAGTAATTACGCATTTGTTGTTAGCCTCAGAACAAAAATTAGGTACTATTTTACAAAATAAAATAAAAAAATATTTAGATATTGCAAGAATACTTCTTGCAGAAGCACTTGTTCGATCTCATCAGAAATATCAATGGAAAATGGACAAATTATGGATTGTTATACGAGGTCTCGAGCGAGATCTTATAAATATACAAAATCGTAAGGATTTATCATCGATTCTATACGTTCATCTCCGTGAACTTGGTATTACAAGGGCATATGTAGTCGAAATAAAAACTGATGGTAAAGCCGTTTGTATTGCTGGATTTGATAATTTTGGCCCTCTTAGTTTAGATAATGCTCTTATTGACCAATCGGACCAAATATTACCAAATCCATTTTTTCAAACTGATCTTTCAGGTGTATGGATAGTAGAGCCTTTAGTTGCTTCTAAGGAATTCTTAGGCTGGGCTTGTATTAAGGTTGGAGAACCTGTAGCATCAATATATGAAGAAATACGTCATGCTTTGTCGAAAAGTATTATAAGTTTACGTCACTTAGATAGTATACAGCGTGCTCAAACAGATGCATTAAAGGCAGAAAAATTAAAAAGTGCTTTTTTGGCTAACGTTAGTACAGAACTTTTACAACCTCTTGATGTTGTCTCTGAAGAAATAGTAAATATTTTAAAATTACATGATGAAGATAAACTTGATAGCAAAGTTAAAGAAATAAATGAAAAATTAAAACGACAAAAATCACTTTTGATGGCCTTAATTGAATTATCAAGAGCGGAAGTTGGTGATTTTGATTTTCAAAACAGATATATTACACTATTATCATTATTTTCTAAAAATGTTCAAAATCTAAATTATCCAGAGAATTTAAACCCTTTGTTGTATGGTGATGAGGAAAAGTTACTGCGAGCCTTTAATTTACTTAGTTCTTTTGGGTTAAAAAACGAAATTGAAATAAATTATACTAATAATGGAATAAATATAACATTTCGAAATTATATAGAAGATAAAGAACAGATAAATAAGTATGGCTTTGAACTTGAAACAACTAAATTGTTAATCCAAAAAATAATTGCAGGACATGCTGGACTTGTTGAATGTATTCATGATGATACAGGTCTTTTCTGGAAAATGCGTTTCCCATTCCCTTGCAGTGAAGGTGTAATGCAAACTATAAAAAGTAACACAATTTATATATTAGGAGATTCACATCGATTTGAAAATCTTAAACCATATTTATATTTTAATAATGTTGAATATATATGGGTTAATCCAATGGATTTACTTAAAAATATAAATGAGCAACAGAATCCTGGTTTGTTAATTATATTTTTAGATTACATCGATAAAGATAATATGTCAATTATATATAATATTTTAAAAAATCAACAATTTAGAAAAATACCATTTCTGCTTTTCCCTAGAACTAACGAGCCTGTTTATGTGTGGGATTCTATTGTATCATTACTAGATCAGCATCTAGTTGATAAAAAAGTTGGGAAAAAAATTGTTCTCTATGATCTGAAGAAAGATATGTCTGATATGATTACTAGTTATTTTGCGAATGATCCGGTAATAGAAATATATATTGTTGATAATAGTAAAGCGTTACATGATTTATATAAAGAAAAATATAGTTTTGATCTGTTTATCATTCCAGCAAATCAAGATATATATGATCAAATATTTAATTTTATACAGCATACTGTTCAAAATATACCAACACTTATTATATGTGATTCGCTTCTTACAAGTCAGATAATTGACCCCATATTAGATAGAGAACGATTATTACTTATTAACGATGGTATATATACTCCTGATGAATTTAAAAGTTTAGTCTATGATATTTTATTAGGCTCTCATTTTTTATCTGCTTATACAGGAAGAATGGTAAAGAAAACTGTGTTGTATTTAAATGAGCATTTAAAAGATGTAATTTTAAGGTGGAAATTAGCTGATTATGTACATATTAGTGAAGATTATTTATCACGTATTTTTAAAAAAGAAATGGCTTTAACACCATGGGATTATATTATAAGACTAAGAATACATACATCAAAAATATTACTGAAAGAGACATCTGAACAAATTGCAGAGATTGCCGAAAATGTGGGTTTTTCAGATCAAGCTTATTTTTGTAGGGTTTTTAAAAAAATAGTAGGCATAAGTCCCCTTGCTTTTAGAAAAAAGAAGCAATAA